TGTGTGCCCTCGTCTGCGCGGTCGCCAATGTGGCCGCTCGCCACACCCTGGCGGTCTCGTCCGTGGGCCTCGTAGCGAATCACACGCACCGTCGTGTGCACGCTGTCAGGATGGACCTTTTGGCTCGAGGAGATCGAGTACATACGCGGTGTGAGGCGCTGCAACACATGGAAGAGCTGCTGCGGATCGGTGATGACGCCGGGAAAGTCTGTCGCCAGGTCGACGAACTCGCGCCCCCAGCAGTACTCTTCGGCGCGTGCGCGGTTGTCCGGTCCGGTAAGGACCTTCAGGCCCTCAACTTCGGGTGCCAGCTTCGCAAACTGCCCCACGCTTCCACGAGAGAGCTTGCCGATTCCAAGCCGCGTCCGCAGCGCTTCTTCGAGAGAAATCTCGACCTTATAGTGGTCAAGCACTCGCTCATCACCCTTATAGCCAAGGGCCTTCAGCGCATCGGCGACCGCAGACGTGCGGTTCTCCGGAATAATGCCTACGGCGTCCCCGGGGGTATAGGTCATGCCCTCATCGAGGGACAGCTCGACGTGCCGCGTTTCCTTCTCAGATCCTTCAGCCGTAAGGAGATAATTGACATTGACGACCGAGTGGTACGGGTTGTTCCGGGTATACTTCTGGGTG
This region of Acidobacteriota bacterium genomic DNA includes:
- a CDS encoding oxidoreductase is translated as MSEVLEQEAKAEAGHTQKYTRNNPYHSVVNVNYLLTAEGSEKETRHVELSLDEGMTYTPGDAVGIIPENRTSAVADALKALGYKGDERVLDHYKVEISLEEALRTRLGIGKLSRGSVGQFAKLAPEVEGLKVLTGPDNRARAEEYCWGREFVDLATDFPGVITDPQQLFHVLQRLTPRMYSISSSQKVHPDSVHTTVRVIRYEAHGRDRQGVASGHIGDRADEGTHLPIFLHSNNNFRLPEDSSAPVIMIGPGTGIAPFRAFLEERQADGARGKNWLFFGEQRAKMDFLYQEQLEGMVKDGTLTHLHTAFSRDQHNKVYVQDRIQENAKEVYEWLERGAYFYVCGDATRMAKDVENALLDAIAKGSNGTLEHAAEYLATMKKQKRYQRDVY